Below is a window of Fervidobacterium pennivorans DSM 9078 DNA.
ACCTACGAAGCGAATGTTAAACTTGGTTTCAAACCAGACGAACGTGACTACGCTGCTGCTTACCAGATACTAAAATCCCTTGGTGTACAGCGGATAGTATTACTTACAAACAATCCAGAAAAAGTTAAACAACTTGAGGATTTCGGCATCAGTGTAGAAAGAACAGAGAGACTGTTCGGTAGACTAACAGAGCATAACAAATTTTACCTGAAAACAAAAATGGTGAGATTCAATCACTTATTGGAGGGTATCGAAGGTTTAATTTAAAAACTCTCACGTACTTTAAACAGAGAAAATGGTGAAAACTGAGAAGGGGGTAAAGAGCACATGGAAGGTAAAACCATGCAAACAAAACTGAAAGTCCACGAAGGAATTTACGACGGAAGCGGTTTGAAATTTGCCATCATTGTTCCAAGGTTCAACAGCACAGTAACAGAACGACTCCTTGAGGGTGCGATAGATTGTTTGACAAGACATAATGTCAGGGAAGAAGACATCTCAATTATACGCGTCCCGGGAAGTATGGAAGTTATATTTGCGCTTAATTATTTGGTTAACTTCCAATCTAATAGCTTCGATGCTATCATTGTACTAGGAGCTGTCATACAAGGTGAAACATACCACTTCAACATCGTTGCAAATGAGATAGGAAAAGCCGTCGCACATTTTAATTCAATATCAAAAATTCCTATAACTTTCGGTGTTCTAACCACAGAGACTGTAGAACAAGCACTGAATAGAGCAGGAATTAAGAGCGGTAACAAAGGATTTGAAGCTGCCATGGCAGCATTGGAAATGGCTAATTTGAAAAGAATGCTAGGCAGTTAAAAAGTCTCTGTGATAAAATTAGACATGATATGTTCGAACTTCATTAAATTTAAAGGTTAATCAATCCCTTGTGTAAATAAGCGAGAGGAGGTGCTCAGGCATGGAGGATATTACTATCAAAGCCTTAGGACTCACAAAAAAATTCGGTGATTTTACTGCTGTGGATAATGTGAACTTAGAGGTTAAACGTGGTGAAATATTTGGATTTCTTGGGCCAAACGGTGCAGGAAAGACGACCACCATAAGGATGCTAACGGGGGTCTTGAAACCAACAAGCGGAAAGGTAGAAATTCTTGGACTTGATATGAAAGACCACGAAACAGAGATAAAAAGAAGAATCGGTGTGGTTCCAGATGAACCTAAAATATATGAACATCTAAAAGGCTACGAATTCTTAGATTTTATCATCGCAATTTACAGATTGAACAAGCAGGAATTAAAACATCGCATTGAAGAATTATGTAATGCCTTTGGAGTGGATTATCTCTCCAAATTCGTGGGTGAGATGTCTCACGGAATGAAACAAAAACTTATGCTCATATCCGTACTCATGAGGAAACCCGAAGTTCTTTTCTTAGATGAACCAACTGTTGGACTTGATGCAAGAAGCGCAAAGATATTGAAGGAATTACTCCGAAAATATGCAGATGAAGGAACAACAATATTCATGACGACTCATATACTTGAGATAGCAGAAAAGATGTGCGACCGCGTTGCTATAATAAATAATGGACAGATTATCGTTGAAAGTTACATTGCTGAATTGAAAGAGAAACACGGAAAGTCACTTGAAGATATATTCCTTTCACTCACAGCAACCGAAGACATTAGAGACATTGTAGAAAGCCTGTAACTACACATTGAAAACGTACAACTCCAAGGAACGGGGGATAAAACTATGCGAGAACTTAGAATTCTATTCAAGTATCTTGGGCTTTCTTTAAATCTGCAGAATACGGCAAAAACTAAACGAAAGAAGATTACAAGTTCAAAGGAACCAAATTACGCCTTGCGATACATCTTGCTTATGTTTAGTTCAATCCTTCCTATGGCTGTATTTTTGACGATTTCCAATTACAATATATACAAGCTTTTAGCACACTATCCAGACGTTGCTAAGTCATTCTTTATCTCCTCAATGTCCATATTCTCACTCTTTTACGTTGTAGGATTTATTGGAACAGGTATGCATGCCTTCTCAAGAAGTGACGAAATGGAACTCCTTCTTACAATGCCAATAAGCCGGAGTGTGCTTACCGTATATAACTTAATCGTAACCCTAGCTAATCAATTTTTTACGCTTGGTTTTTTTGTAGCTTCTGTCCTTGGATTTTTACTGGCGGTTAGGACTAACATCTTTGGTTTCATTCTTCGAACTTTACTCCACATTGCTTTCTTGACATCGCTCTCAGCACTTCTTGCGGTAGTGAGTGGAGGAATCAGTTCAAAACGGTTTGTTAGAAGGTTAAATGCGGTAATTCTTCTTCTACTTGTTGCTGTTTATCTATTCTTCGTTCAGATTCAAGATGTGAATGTTGAACAACTCGGTGAAAACGCGCGGTTTGTAAAATTTGTGGCTTTTACTACGTCAAAATATAACCCATTTAATTGGTCTTATTCAGATGACCGTTTGTTATTAATATCCGTAATCATCTTAACAGGTGCTTTTCTGTATTCATTTTGGTACTTTGCAGAGCGCGTGGTTTATGAAAACACACACGCCAAGAAAGAAAAAAACAAACCGAACGAAGTTATCGTCAACCAAAGAACATACGCCTCAAAGTTTGGAGGTTTCTTGTGGAAAGATTTGAAACTCCTTTCACGTAGCGAACAATTTGTATTCCTCATATTTTACCCTGCCGTCTTTTCCTTTTTCATGCTTTTTGCAGGTGGTTCTTCAATGAATGCTGCTATTCCATTTTTAGCCATTGCTTCTCTTTACTGCGCTATCGAGGCAGGGTTATTGACCAGGAACGATTTCGAGTACAGAGAAATATTACGGACACTTCCAGTAACCACACAAACGATAATAACTCCAAAACTAGCAATACCAATCATCTTAAATGAAAGTTTGTTGATTATAGTGGCTGTTATCTCTTACATTTTCGGAAAGTTTGAAAAAAATAGTCTGTTCCTATTCCCTTTGTCAATTGCAATTTTTGGGTTAAGTGCACTGATAGGTTCATACTACAGTATTGTTGACCCAGGTAAGACCAAAAACAATCCGTTTTCTTTGAAAGCAACATTCATAATAGAGGGTATTGTGTTGGGATTATCTTTCGGTCTGCCTATAACGTTGACCATAATTTTGGCAAAACCTAGTCTAACCACTTGGAAATTCTACGCTGTTTGGCTAACGTTCATCGGTTCTCTAATTGCGTTGATTATTCTAATGATGATTTACTATCGGAAATTAAAACATGTGTTAACACAAAAAGATTAAAGAGAAACAAATCAACCCCGACTCATTGGAGTCGGGGTTGTTTTTGTTTGGCATCTTCGATTCTTTGTTACCTTACTCGCTAGTTGAGTATCTCAAATGAAGTTCTGTATTTGCTGTTGTTTTCCCGTGTTCAAACGTTGTTTCAGTAGCCTTCCGTCCTGTTACGGAATAATTTTCACCATCCCATTCCCATGTGACGTTATCCCATACGACAACTGTGTACGTTCCAGCTGGATGTTTTCCAAGCCAGAAGTAAGCATCATCTCGTGGCCTTCTCATTTTTAGCACCGTTGGTGTAGCTGTTGTGTCTGTTCCTTCAAATAAACCGATAAGCAGCGGAATAGTTGGTGTTGCATCGTCAATCAGTATGTCTCCATAAATCGCCCACAACTTCTTCAATTCTCCACGCCAGCGATACGCGACTCTTGGAACGAGCATGTAGCCTTCCGAATCTGTCTTAATAATACTTCTTGTCCAGTCTATGGCAAGGACTATCTGTGACTCTTCTGTTTTTACTTGCCAGTTGAGATTTGGAATAACTACTCTGGCTTTGTCAGATGGAATTGTTACAGCATAGTTTGAACCGTTTATTGTTACTGTTGCTTGTGTTACCTCAAAAGCCAACGCAACTATAACCGCACCATTTGGAATATCGAATGTCAGCCAAGTTGCTTCATCAATTAAGTTCACAAGGTCCACTTCTTTGTCAACAGCAGTTGGTGTAGCCCACTTCCCAGCGCCAGGCCCTGTTGAGTATTTATACGAAAACTTTGAAATTTTGACATACAAGTGTTCAATATCTTTTATCCAAGGAGCTTCTGTTCTTTGATTTAAACCTTGCAAGTCAGCAGAGGAATATTCTTGTGGTTTCACGGAGTCTCCACTACCGTCAACACCAGCTGCAAGAACAACAGATACGGTTGATTTTGTTGGTCCAAACAAGTTTAGTTGACTGCAGCTGAAAAGTACCAACACCAAAACGCTCAACCCAAATACCAAGAATACCTTTTTCATCTTTCCACCTCCCAGAAAGCATTTGATAATGTTAACTAAAAGTATTGAAACTTTCCAAAAACCGCATTATCCTTATAAAGAGGGGACACCCCCCAACCAACTCTCGACAAAGGAGGTATCCCGATATGAACAACTCAACGCTCTCTTGTCCAAAATGCGGTTCCACCAGCTTATACAAAAACGGTCATGACAAATACGGTAACCAACAATTCCTTTGCAAACTCTGCCATCATTCTTTCAAACTCTCCCATTCTCAAAAACGCAAAAACTTCCCTTTCCCTTATCCCAAATGCACTTCTTGTGGTAAATCTATGCAAATTTACAAAGTCCGTCGCTCTTTCGTTGTCTTCCGTTGTAGAGCTTGTCGTACCAAAGATAGAGTACCTTTTAACCTCCCCGAACCAGTCACCCTTATTCCTGAGAAATTTAAATATTTCCGCTTCCCTATCTTTTTCGTCTTAAAGGCTTTTGTTTTGTATATGAAACACAATATGTCTTATCGCTCTCTTGCTCATTCTCTTAATATCAAAGTATCTCATGTCACCATATACAAATGGGTTATTAAATTGTGTACTTTATTCTCTGTACTTTTTCCAACATTTACCATCGAAAATGTTTTCTCAGTTCATGCTGATGAAACTGTTCTTGTGTTCAAAGAACAAAAGTACTATGTTTGGCTATTAGTTGATCACGAAACTAACTTAATTCTTTGTTGGCATGTCTCAAAGTATCGTGATATGGGACAAGTCAAAGTATTGCTCGAGAAGTTCTTTGGTAATTCAAAACCTAGAAACATTGAACTTATTACTGATGGACTTGGTGCATATGAAAGTGCAGTAAAGCTGTTGTTCAGAAATATCAATCACGTAGTGGTACCGCTCGGTAAAAACAATCAATGTGAATCTAAGTTTTCATTGTTGAAAGACTTTTTCCGACTCAAGCGAGGGCTGAAGAATACGAAGAATTTAGCAAAATACATTCAAGGCTTTTGTGTAGTGAAGAATCTTTGGAAAACACACAATGGCAATATCAATTGCATTCTTTCACACTTACACTCTTTCATCACTACAAGTTAACACTATCAAGCATTTAGTGAGTTTGATAACACTTTTACGTCAATAGTTTGGCTTGGAGAATGTAAGAAATTAATACACCAACTTACATCCAAAGTCTAAAAAGAAACAAGACTATCAGTTTTCCTACCAAATATAATATCATATCTTGTGAGGCTTAAAAAAACCTTAGAAATAAGCTTTGGAATCTCTAAGGATTTCTTAAGCATTGGTGTGTAAAATGTTTTTGTCAAAGTTATATTTTCGAGAGCTACATTTTTGAAAGCTGGAGGTGAATTGTCATGAGATTTCGTTGGCTTGGACCATGGTTAGGAACCGCTTGTATCGGAGGTTACAACGGAGCTTGGTTTGTGGAAACATTTTGGTGGCTAAGACCTGTCTTATCTTTTGCACTCTTTCTCATAGCTGTTTACGTGGTTTATAGACTTTTCTTTGCTAAGTCGAATGTCTTTCGAAAAAAAGATCAAGCAGTAGAAATACTCAATGAACGCTTTGCAAAAGGAGAGATAACAGAGGAAGAATACAAAAGGATGCGAAGTACTCTCGAGGAACACAAATAAACTAAGAAGTCAAATAGTAGTTATACCGAACC
It encodes the following:
- a CDS encoding SHOCT domain-containing protein, producing MRFRWLGPWLGTACIGGYNGAWFVETFWWLRPVLSFALFLIAVYVVYRLFFAKSNVFRKKDQAVEILNERFAKGEITEEEYKRMRSTLEEHK
- a CDS encoding permease codes for the protein MRELRILFKYLGLSLNLQNTAKTKRKKITSSKEPNYALRYILLMFSSILPMAVFLTISNYNIYKLLAHYPDVAKSFFISSMSIFSLFYVVGFIGTGMHAFSRSDEMELLLTMPISRSVLTVYNLIVTLANQFFTLGFFVASVLGFLLAVRTNIFGFILRTLLHIAFLTSLSALLAVVSGGISSKRFVRRLNAVILLLLVAVYLFFVQIQDVNVEQLGENARFVKFVAFTTSKYNPFNWSYSDDRLLLISVIILTGAFLYSFWYFAERVVYENTHAKKEKNKPNEVIVNQRTYASKFGGFLWKDLKLLSRSEQFVFLIFYPAVFSFFMLFAGGSSMNAAIPFLAIASLYCAIEAGLLTRNDFEYREILRTLPVTTQTIITPKLAIPIILNESLLIIVAVISYIFGKFEKNSLFLFPLSIAIFGLSALIGSYYSIVDPGKTKNNPFSLKATFIIEGIVLGLSFGLPITLTIILAKPSLTTWKFYAVWLTFIGSLIALIILMMIYYRKLKHVLTQKD
- a CDS encoding DUF4382 domain-containing protein, with the protein product MKKVFLVFGLSVLVLVLFSCSQLNLFGPTKSTVSVVLAAGVDGSGDSVKPQEYSSADLQGLNQRTEAPWIKDIEHLYVKISKFSYKYSTGPGAGKWATPTAVDKEVDLVNLIDEATWLTFDIPNGAVIVALAFEVTQATVTINGSNYAVTIPSDKARVVIPNLNWQVKTEESQIVLAIDWTRSIIKTDSEGYMLVPRVAYRWRGELKKLWAIYGDILIDDATPTIPLLIGLFEGTDTTATPTVLKMRRPRDDAYFWLGKHPAGTYTVVVWDNVTWEWDGENYSVTGRKATETTFEHGKTTANTELHLRYSTSE
- the ribH gene encoding 6,7-dimethyl-8-ribityllumazine synthase, which gives rise to MKVHEGIYDGSGLKFAIIVPRFNSTVTERLLEGAIDCLTRHNVREEDISIIRVPGSMEVIFALNYLVNFQSNSFDAIIVLGAVIQGETYHFNIVANEIGKAVAHFNSISKIPITFGVLTTETVEQALNRAGIKSGNKGFEAAMAALEMANLKRMLGS
- a CDS encoding DDE-type integrase/transposase/recombinase; the protein is MNNSTLSCPKCGSTSLYKNGHDKYGNQQFLCKLCHHSFKLSHSQKRKNFPFPYPKCTSCGKSMQIYKVRRSFVVFRCRACRTKDRVPFNLPEPVTLIPEKFKYFRFPIFFVLKAFVLYMKHNMSYRSLAHSLNIKVSHVTIYKWVIKLCTLFSVLFPTFTIENVFSVHADETVLVFKEQKYYVWLLVDHETNLILCWHVSKYRDMGQVKVLLEKFFGNSKPRNIELITDGLGAYESAVKLLFRNINHVVVPLGKNNQCESKFSLLKDFFRLKRGLKNTKNLAKYIQGFCVVKNLWKTHNGNINCILSHLHSFITTS
- a CDS encoding ABC transporter ATP-binding protein, whose protein sequence is MEDITIKALGLTKKFGDFTAVDNVNLEVKRGEIFGFLGPNGAGKTTTIRMLTGVLKPTSGKVEILGLDMKDHETEIKRRIGVVPDEPKIYEHLKGYEFLDFIIAIYRLNKQELKHRIEELCNAFGVDYLSKFVGEMSHGMKQKLMLISVLMRKPEVLFLDEPTVGLDARSAKILKELLRKYADEGTTIFMTTHILEIAEKMCDRVAIINNGQIIVESYIAELKEKHGKSLEDIFLSLTATEDIRDIVESL